GACAAATTAGCATTTTTCGCCCCATGCTTCTTAGGACTCAATACTTCTGACTGTATGAAACAGGTACTAAATGAAGATCTGCGGCTTGTAGTTGGGCAGCAGGAGCGAATGATCAATGGGGCAAATGTGTGGAATTTACCAGTTTCTTATGATAAGCTAGGGGTAAGATACAGACTATGGAGAGATGCTGTGGAAAGAGGAGCAAAGCAATTACCTTTCAGCAAATCAACGTAAAAGGAAACAGAAAGCCTCTGATGAATTTAACTTCTCTGGATGCATTTCAAGTATCAACCCCTCTTTATCCAACGTAAAGATTCTGAATCAGGATTGCAAATAATGGAGCACTGCTAGATAATGTTATGCAGTTCAGCTTTTGGTCTCTGATAGAACATCGTCAAAGGCACCCTTGTGGCGAAAACTGTTGATtgatctgaggcagagaagacaTTGTCTGTGCATACAAGTCATTGCAAGATAAGAAGGAACTGTACACTGCCATTATTAGTTGTGTGTACAGTAATGTGCACTGCCATTGTGTACAGTTAGATAAATTTTCCACCTTTTTTCCCTGATCTCCTTTAATTCCAATGAAGTCATGATGATTGTTTTCCAGCGACGTTGAGGATGCTGGTGTTTGAAAGATGGAATCATAGCAAACATTATATCTAATGAAGACGAAATTTCCAAAAGTTCCCAACTtgtttcttctcctcctcctctttaCATCTTTTCTTTGATACAATTCACTCCCCAAATGTAAGGAATCATCAGAGACAAATTCCATCTTCAACATTAAtggaaaacaaaaattaatataacACATTCTCGGGAAATTTCTTCATTTTAATGACATGTACTTGCTTGATTACTAGTAAAGCAAACACTTTGATTACAAATCGAAACGCCAATCTTCCTAAAACCAAAATTCTAACTACAGAGAAGACCCACAAAAAGGACAGAACCTGAACTCAGGCTCCACAACCCGGTTACAGAGATGGCAGCGCAAACTCTCCGAAACGACTGATGGATGAGTCTTTGGAGGTGGGAGAGGAAACGATCGAGGAAACATGAGATTACAATTGTTGCAATACACAGCGGGCTCCTTACCGGGCCACTTCCATACAGGAACAAAGAAGAGCTTGAGGACCTTTTCGTACTCCACTAGATCAGCCATGGAGCCGCAGTTTATGCACCTTCCGACACCTGATTTAAGGACCTGGCGCACCTGCTGCTCTACTCCTCCAACGAAgaagaaaaacattttttttcgtCTTCTGTATGTTACTGGGTTGGGATTTTGTTGCTCGATTCGCTTTACTAAAACAGGAGGCGCCGAGGCGGTGGAGGCTTAGGGGACTGGACGGTTCTGGACTTCTGGTTCTACGGCTAAATTGAGTTGATTAGAAGGGCCCGGGTTAAATCTGAAATCGATCCAAGTCAATGGTTTAGTGACTAAAATCAATTCT
This is a stretch of genomic DNA from Manihot esculenta cultivar AM560-2 chromosome 2, M.esculenta_v8, whole genome shotgun sequence. It encodes these proteins:
- the LOC122723126 gene encoding uncharacterized protein LOC122723126 codes for the protein MFFFFVGGVEQQVRQVLKSGVGRCINCGSMADLVEYEKVLKLFFVPVWKWPGKEPAVYCNNCNLMFPRSFPLPPPKTHPSVVSESLRCHLCNRVVEPEFRFCPFCGSSL